A single region of the Duganella sp. BuS-21 genome encodes:
- a CDS encoding 2Fe-2S iron-sulfur cluster-binding protein produces MNITLAGQGWSFEATAPETVLEAAGRAGIRLPSSCRNGSCRTCICLSTSGAVRYKMDWPGLSLDEKREGYILPCVAIATSDLVIEAPAASMA; encoded by the coding sequence ATGAACATTACACTGGCGGGGCAGGGATGGAGTTTCGAGGCGACGGCGCCGGAGACGGTGCTGGAGGCGGCCGGCCGGGCCGGTATCCGCTTGCCCAGCTCTTGCCGCAACGGCAGCTGTCGCACCTGCATCTGCCTGTCCACCAGCGGTGCGGTGCGCTACAAGATGGACTGGCCGGGCCTCAGCCTGGACGAAAAACGCGAAGGCTACATCCTGCCCTGCGTGGCGATCGCCACGTCCGACCTGGTGATCGAGGCGCCGGCCGCCAGCATGGCCTAG
- a CDS encoding DUF4214 domain-containing protein, whose amino-acid sequence MANIVINLSSNLVNLLDNAGGGTTLGEDIGEFFRADYAFSNYYENYSSYALNGSNLSVSFADGAMLQYGGLVLPNLGAPSGVAGVSHMEEYVPSAYRLTMDGQLSYDYTTAGGLQLSSNGGNIYSATIQTLLPASSPYYDATLGNASMTVQGNVTVTGDGKIGGVVTSITGHADRTLLSSTLTGNFYLDGDYTSIGEGWTTMSVQGIASSYVQRYSDGSSVVMNKLGAPVTGNTSVISALLADGNNFAGNDVVNINLGGAPSVDLVISSDDGNDNVTLKGGGGHLHANTGNGNDIIILADSGHRVEGGAGNDTVIFAGSAADYTIVRNGGSYSVSLNGGGANTLSGVERLQFGDTMVGLDINGLGGQAYRLYQAAFNRVPDQAGLGYWIDAMDKGVSLIDVAGSFMGSKEFADQYGVNQSNAQFLNSLYQNVLHRAGDTAGFDWWLGHLDKGDVSRAQVLAGFGESTENQAALIGVIGNGFAYTEFIG is encoded by the coding sequence ATGGCCAATATCGTTATCAATCTCAGCAGCAATCTTGTGAATCTACTCGACAACGCCGGCGGCGGCACCACGCTGGGCGAGGATATCGGCGAGTTCTTCCGGGCCGACTACGCCTTCTCCAACTACTACGAGAACTACAGCAGCTACGCGCTGAACGGTAGCAACCTGAGCGTGAGTTTCGCCGACGGCGCTATGCTGCAATACGGCGGCCTGGTATTGCCCAACCTCGGCGCCCCCAGCGGCGTCGCCGGCGTCAGCCACATGGAAGAATATGTGCCCTCGGCCTACCGCCTGACGATGGATGGCCAGCTGAGCTACGACTACACCACGGCCGGCGGTCTGCAGCTGTCCAGCAACGGCGGCAACATCTACTCGGCCACCATCCAGACCCTGCTGCCCGCCAGCAGCCCGTACTACGATGCCACGCTCGGCAATGCCAGCATGACCGTGCAAGGCAACGTCACGGTGACGGGCGACGGCAAAATCGGCGGCGTGGTGACGTCGATTACCGGCCATGCCGACCGCACCCTGCTGTCGAGCACCCTGACCGGCAACTTCTACCTGGACGGCGACTACACCTCCATCGGCGAGGGCTGGACCACCATGTCGGTGCAAGGCATCGCCAGCAGCTATGTGCAGCGCTACTCCGACGGCAGCAGCGTCGTCATGAACAAGCTGGGCGCGCCGGTCACCGGCAACACCAGCGTCATCAGCGCGCTGCTGGCCGACGGCAACAACTTCGCCGGCAACGACGTCGTCAACATCAACTTGGGCGGCGCGCCCAGCGTCGACCTGGTCATTTCCAGCGACGACGGCAACGACAACGTTACGCTCAAAGGCGGCGGCGGCCATCTGCATGCAAACACCGGCAACGGCAACGACATCATCATCCTGGCCGACAGCGGCCACCGCGTGGAAGGCGGCGCCGGCAACGACACCGTTATCTTTGCCGGTTCGGCGGCGGACTACACCATCGTCCGCAACGGCGGCAGCTACAGCGTGTCGCTGAACGGCGGCGGCGCCAACACCTTGAGCGGGGTCGAGCGCCTGCAGTTCGGCGACACCATGGTGGGCTTGGATATCAACGGCCTCGGCGGCCAGGCTTACCGGCTGTACCAGGCCGCCTTCAACCGCGTGCCGGACCAGGCCGGCCTCGGTTACTGGATCGATGCGATGGACAAGGGCGTGAGCCTGATCGACGTCGCCGGCAGCTTCATGGGGAGCAAGGAGTTCGCCGACCAGTACGGCGTCAACCAGAGCAACGCCCAGTTCCTCAACAGCCTGTATCAGAACGTGCTGCACCGCGCCGGCGACACGGCCGGCTTCGACTGGTGGCTGGGACATCTGGACAAGGGCGACGTCTCGCGCGCGCAAGTGCTGGCCGGTTTCGGCGAGAGCACGGAAAACCAGGCAGCCCTGATCGGCGTCATCGGCAACGGCTTCGCCTACACCGAGTTCATCGGCTAA
- a CDS encoding MoaD/ThiS family protein — MATLIFTQQLGRFMTVPQVDTAAADLRSALDGCFDKHPRLRGYVLDEQGHLRENVVIFIDGQRARDPRRLDDALAPHSQVYILQALSGG; from the coding sequence ATGGCGACATTGATATTCACCCAACAGCTGGGCCGCTTCATGACCGTACCGCAGGTCGATACCGCTGCGGCTGATCTGCGCAGCGCGCTCGACGGCTGTTTCGACAAGCATCCCCGCCTGCGCGGCTATGTGCTCGACGAGCAGGGCCATCTGCGTGAGAACGTGGTGATTTTTATCGACGGCCAGCGCGCCCGCGATCCCCGGCGGCTGGACGACGCGCTCGCTCCCCATTCCCAGGTCTATATTCTGCAAGCACTGTCAGGAGGCTGA
- a CDS encoding exo-alpha-sialidase yields the protein MSDRAYIATRKGLFEVIPTHEAWLLDQQHFLGDPVSMVLPDRRDGTLYAALNLGHFGAKLHRRDAGSKDWVEVAAPAFPAKPADSSDAVEWRVKLIWSLAAGGPDEPGVLWAGTLPGGLFRSADRGDSWQLVEGLWNVPERAQWMGGGYDVPGIHSICVDPRDSKSVLVGISCGGAWLTEDGGASWRLRAKGMKANYMPPELVETETIQDPHRIVRCAGEPDKLWCQHHNGIWRSVDNGANWTEVVPAAPVSNFGFVTAVHPQDGETAWFVPAEADSKRIPSQASLAVTRTTDGGQHFTAWRGGLPHQHCYDLVYRHGLAVSDDGQVLLMGSTTGGAWLSEDGGGQWQTISTTLPPIYAVAFA from the coding sequence ATGTCCGATCGCGCCTATATCGCGACCCGCAAAGGTTTGTTTGAAGTGATTCCCACGCACGAGGCTTGGCTGCTCGATCAGCAGCACTTCCTCGGCGATCCGGTGTCGATGGTGCTGCCGGACCGGCGCGACGGCACGTTGTACGCGGCGCTCAATCTCGGCCACTTCGGCGCCAAGCTGCACCGGCGCGACGCCGGCAGCAAGGACTGGGTGGAAGTGGCGGCGCCCGCCTTCCCGGCCAAGCCTGCCGACAGCAGCGATGCGGTCGAGTGGCGCGTGAAGCTGATCTGGTCGCTGGCGGCGGGCGGGCCGGATGAGCCGGGCGTGCTGTGGGCCGGCACCTTGCCGGGCGGCCTGTTCCGCTCGGCCGATCGCGGCGACAGCTGGCAGCTGGTGGAGGGACTGTGGAACGTGCCCGAACGCGCGCAATGGATGGGCGGCGGCTATGACGTGCCCGGCATCCACAGCATCTGCGTCGATCCGCGCGACAGCAAGTCGGTGCTGGTGGGGATTTCCTGCGGCGGCGCCTGGCTGACCGAGGATGGCGGCGCCAGCTGGCGTTTGCGCGCCAAGGGCATGAAGGCCAACTACATGCCGCCCGAGCTGGTGGAGACGGAAACCATCCAGGACCCGCACCGCATCGTGCGCTGCGCCGGCGAGCCGGACAAGTTGTGGTGCCAGCATCACAATGGCATCTGGCGCAGCGTGGACAACGGCGCCAACTGGACGGAAGTGGTGCCGGCCGCGCCGGTGTCGAATTTCGGCTTTGTGACGGCGGTGCATCCGCAGGATGGCGAGACGGCGTGGTTTGTGCCGGCCGAGGCGGACAGCAAGCGCATTCCGTCTCAGGCTTCGCTGGCGGTGACCCGCACCACCGACGGCGGCCAGCATTTCACGGCTTGGCGCGGCGGCTTGCCACATCAACATTGTTACGACCTGGTGTATCGGCACGGCTTGGCGGTGAGCGATGACGGCCAGGTGTTGTTGATGGGCTCGACGACGGGCGGCGCCTGGCTGTCGGAAGACGGCGGCGGCCAGTGGCAGACCATTTCCACCACCTTGCCGCCGATTTATGCGGTGGCCTTCGCCTAA
- a CDS encoding MBL fold metallo-hydrolase, whose protein sequence is MMTVTSSVDGLDGLSVPSAPRTRDGRFRNPVQMHKMGLFKTLGIMLRFAFDKPKDTVPALPIPVHAITQQQLMDAPDRSLFRLGHSTVLLKLNGHFWLTDPVFSERASPVQWAGPQRFHAPPISIDDLPPIKCIILSHDHYDHLDYAAVMKLAAKTEHFITPLGVGDRLIAWGIPKSKVQQLSWWQSAFVAGVKLVATPAQHFSGRGLGDRNKTLWASFVIEDRDVRMFFSGDSGYFDGFKEIGRRYGPFDLTMVETGAYDPQWPDVHMQPEESLQAHIDLQGKVLLPIHNGTFDLSLHAWHDPFDRITQLAEERRLPIATPEIGLAMDIVQPHAETKWWEALVTKQPVVPA, encoded by the coding sequence ATGATGACTGTTACATCTTCCGTGGATGGGCTGGACGGCTTGTCCGTGCCGAGCGCGCCGCGCACGCGCGACGGCCGCTTCCGCAATCCGGTCCAGATGCACAAGATGGGCTTGTTCAAAACGCTGGGCATCATGCTGCGTTTTGCTTTCGACAAGCCGAAGGACACGGTGCCTGCGTTGCCGATCCCCGTTCACGCGATCACGCAGCAGCAGTTAATGGATGCTCCGGATCGCAGCCTGTTCCGCCTCGGCCACTCGACGGTGCTGCTCAAGCTCAACGGCCATTTCTGGCTGACCGATCCGGTGTTTTCGGAGCGCGCCTCACCGGTGCAGTGGGCCGGTCCGCAGCGTTTTCACGCGCCGCCGATCAGCATCGACGATCTGCCGCCGATCAAGTGCATCATTCTGTCGCACGACCATTACGACCATCTGGATTACGCCGCCGTGATGAAGCTGGCCGCCAAGACCGAGCATTTCATCACGCCGCTCGGCGTGGGCGACCGGCTGATCGCCTGGGGCATCCCGAAATCCAAGGTGCAGCAGCTGAGCTGGTGGCAGAGCGCCTTCGTGGCTGGCGTGAAGCTGGTGGCGACGCCGGCGCAGCATTTCTCGGGCCGTGGGCTGGGCGACCGCAACAAGACGCTGTGGGCCTCGTTTGTGATCGAAGACCGCGATGTTCGCATGTTTTTCAGTGGAGATAGTGGGTATTTCGACGGTTTTAAGGAAATCGGCCGCCGTTACGGGCCATTCGACCTGACCATGGTGGAGACCGGAGCCTACGATCCACAGTGGCCGGATGTACACATGCAGCCGGAGGAGTCGCTGCAGGCCCACATCGACTTGCAGGGCAAGGTACTGCTACCGATTCACAACGGCACCTTCGATTTGTCGCTGCACGCCTGGCACGACCCGTTCGACCGCATCACCCAGTTGGCGGAGGAGCGCCGGCTGCCGATCGCCACGCCGGAAATCGGCCTGGCCATGGATATCGTCCAGCCGCATGCTGAAACCAAGTGGTGGGAAGCGCTGGTGACGAAACAACCCGTCGTTCCCGCGTAG
- a CDS encoding substrate-binding domain-containing protein: MNLAHLANHLGMSKTTVSRALNGYPEVNARTRERVLKAAQEVGYQPNPMARSLALGRTNVFGIIYPLQPADLGDSMFLEVMAGMSAALEAVSKNLIIAPVSPAAEQPSYQQIVRGRRVDGLVVGRTQVHDERIAFLSKAKFPFVAHGRTELNAPYAWFDYDNEAGIRMAMERLLGLGHQRVALISAPLELNFARQRKNSFLRSMADAGLGVDTRYLIDNTLDRRSGYQAMQQLLACSPRPTAIIIDNHLSGVGAMRALLDAGVAIGKEISVIVWGNMADTLSGANVTTIDQPDPRKAGARMIAMLLSLVDGTPAGELQELWQPMLLEGATVGPVG, encoded by the coding sequence ATGAACCTCGCTCATCTTGCAAATCACCTTGGCATGTCCAAGACCACGGTGAGCCGGGCGTTAAACGGTTACCCTGAGGTGAATGCACGGACCCGCGAGCGGGTGCTGAAGGCGGCCCAGGAGGTCGGCTATCAGCCCAACCCGATGGCGCGCTCGCTGGCGCTGGGGCGCACCAACGTCTTCGGCATCATCTATCCGCTACAGCCGGCGGACCTGGGCGACTCGATGTTTCTGGAGGTGATGGCCGGGATGTCGGCCGCGTTGGAGGCGGTTTCCAAGAACCTGATCATCGCGCCGGTATCGCCGGCGGCGGAGCAGCCGTCGTACCAGCAGATCGTGCGCGGACGGCGGGTGGATGGCCTGGTGGTGGGGCGCACGCAGGTACACGACGAGCGCATCGCGTTTCTGAGCAAGGCCAAATTTCCCTTTGTCGCCCATGGCCGCACGGAGCTCAACGCGCCGTATGCGTGGTTCGACTACGACAACGAAGCCGGTATCCGCATGGCGATGGAGCGCCTGCTGGGCCTGGGCCATCAGCGCGTAGCCCTGATCAGCGCGCCGCTGGAGTTGAACTTTGCGCGGCAGCGCAAGAATAGCTTTCTGCGCTCGATGGCGGATGCCGGGTTGGGCGTGGATACGCGCTACCTGATCGACAACACGCTGGACCGCCGCAGCGGCTACCAGGCGATGCAACAGTTGCTGGCCTGCTCGCCACGGCCAACGGCGATCATCATCGACAATCACCTGTCCGGCGTCGGCGCGATGCGCGCCTTGCTGGATGCGGGCGTGGCGATCGGCAAGGAGATTTCCGTCATCGTCTGGGGCAATATGGCCGACACCCTGTCCGGCGCCAATGTCACCACGATCGACCAGCCCGATCCACGCAAAGCCGGCGCCCGCATGATCGCCATGCTGCTGTCGCTGGTGGACGGCACCCCGGCCGGCGAGCTGCAGGAACTGTGGCAGCCGATGCTGCTGGAGGGCGCGACCGTCGGTCCTGTGGGGTGA
- a CDS encoding methylmalonyl-CoA mutase family protein, translating to MNDLSAPKIAAVPDQPRLANKVRFVTAASLFDGHDASINIMRRILQSNGVEVVHLGHNRSVDEVVTAALAEDVQGIAISSYQGGHVEYFKYMIDLLRQRGGAHIKVFGGGGGVIVPHEIEELHAYGVTKIFSPEDGQRMGLVGMIQWMVQQCDIDLSQYSPTALAPLHEGDVASRHRPLAQLITALENDKAAPALRAELMAAAADLPVPTLGITGTGGAGKSSLTDELIRRIRLDQADTLNIAVISIDPSRRKSGGALLGDRIRMNAINPWAGQGQLQTRVFMRSLATREAGSEISQALPDVIAACKVAGFDLVIVETSGIGQGDAAIVPHVDVSMYVMTPEFGAASQLEKIDMLDFADFIAINKFDRKGSQDALRDVAKQYQRNRELWTKRPEEMPVYGTQASRFNDDGVTALYQGLLPRLVQLGLRAEQGKLIAADVRHSSGKHVIVPPARSRYLAEIADTVRGYHRYTRKQVTLARERQQLSESKRMLAIAHKSADFALELNELISERDAEMDSGAKKLLAQWPDMQAAYAGDDYVVKIRDKEIRTRLVQHTLSGTRIRKVSLPRYEDHGEILRFLMLENVPGSFPFTAGVFAFKREGEDPTRMFAGEGDAFRTNRRFKLVSTGMDAKRLSTAFDSVTLYGADPALRPDIYGKVGNSGVSIATLDDMKVLYDGFNLCSPSTSVSMTINGPAPTILAMFMNTAVDQQIEKFAEENKRQPSADEAAKIKTWVLQNVRGTVQADILKEDQGQNTCIFSTEFSLKVMGDIQEYFVHHQVRNFYSVSISGYHIAEAGANPISQLAFTLSNGFTFVEAYLERGMHIDDFAPNLSFFFSNGMDPEYTVLGRVARRIWAVAMRDKYGANDRSQKLKYHVQTSGRSLHAQEIDFNDIRTTLQALIAIYDNCNSLHTNAYDEAITTPTDESVRRALAIQLIINREWGLAKNENPNQGSFIMDELTDMVEEAVLQEFERIAERGGVLGAMETGYQRGKIQEESMLYEHQKHDGTLPIVGVNTFRNPKGVEAPQQIELARSTDDEKQSQLKRLEDFHARHADSAPQALAALQQAAIDNANVFEKLMDAVRVCSLGQITTALFEVGGQYRRNM from the coding sequence ATGAACGATCTCTCAGCTCCGAAAATCGCCGCCGTGCCGGACCAGCCGCGCCTTGCCAACAAAGTGCGCTTCGTCACGGCCGCGTCGCTGTTCGACGGCCATGACGCCTCGATCAACATCATGCGCCGCATTCTGCAATCGAACGGCGTGGAAGTGGTCCACCTCGGCCACAACCGCTCGGTGGACGAAGTGGTCACCGCCGCGCTGGCGGAAGACGTGCAAGGCATCGCCATCTCCAGCTACCAGGGCGGCCACGTTGAATACTTCAAATACATGATCGACCTGCTGCGCCAGCGCGGCGGCGCGCACATCAAGGTGTTCGGCGGCGGCGGCGGCGTCATCGTCCCGCACGAAATCGAAGAACTGCACGCCTATGGCGTCACCAAAATCTTCAGCCCGGAAGACGGCCAACGCATGGGCCTCGTCGGCATGATCCAGTGGATGGTGCAGCAGTGCGATATCGACCTGTCGCAATACTCGCCGACCGCGCTGGCGCCGCTACACGAGGGCGACGTGGCCTCGCGCCACCGCCCGCTGGCGCAACTGATCACCGCCTTGGAAAACGACAAGGCCGCGCCTGCGCTGCGCGCCGAACTGATGGCGGCCGCCGCCGACCTGCCGGTGCCCACGCTGGGCATCACCGGCACCGGCGGCGCCGGTAAATCCTCGCTGACCGATGAACTGATCCGCCGCATCCGCCTGGACCAGGCCGACACATTGAACATCGCCGTGATCTCGATCGACCCGTCGCGCCGCAAATCCGGCGGCGCGTTGCTGGGTGACCGTATCCGCATGAATGCCATCAATCCGTGGGCCGGCCAAGGTCAGCTGCAAACCCGCGTCTTCATGCGCTCCCTCGCCACGCGCGAAGCCGGTTCCGAGATTTCGCAGGCGCTGCCCGACGTCATCGCCGCCTGCAAGGTGGCCGGCTTCGACCTGGTGATCGTCGAAACCTCCGGCATCGGCCAGGGCGACGCCGCCATCGTGCCGCACGTCGACGTGTCCATGTACGTGATGACGCCGGAATTCGGCGCCGCCTCGCAGCTGGAAAAAATCGACATGCTCGATTTCGCCGACTTCATCGCCATCAACAAATTCGACCGCAAGGGATCGCAGGACGCGCTGCGCGACGTCGCCAAGCAGTACCAGCGCAACCGTGAACTGTGGACCAAGCGTCCGGAAGAAATGCCGGTCTACGGCACGCAAGCCTCGCGCTTCAACGACGACGGCGTCACCGCGCTGTATCAAGGCCTGCTGCCACGCCTGGTGCAACTGGGCCTGCGCGCCGAGCAAGGCAAGCTGATTGCGGCCGACGTGCGCCACTCCAGCGGCAAGCACGTGATCGTGCCGCCGGCCCGCTCGCGCTATCTGGCGGAAATCGCCGACACCGTGCGCGGCTACCACCGCTACACGCGCAAGCAGGTCACGTTGGCGCGCGAACGGCAGCAACTGAGCGAATCGAAACGCATGCTGGCCATCGCCCACAAGAGCGCGGACTTCGCGCTTGAGCTAAATGAGCTGATTTCCGAACGCGACGCCGAAATGGATAGCGGCGCCAAAAAGCTGCTGGCCCAATGGCCCGACATGCAAGCCGCCTACGCCGGCGACGACTACGTGGTGAAGATCCGCGACAAGGAAATCCGCACGCGCCTGGTGCAGCACACGCTGTCCGGCACGCGCATCCGCAAGGTATCGCTGCCGCGTTATGAAGACCACGGTGAAATCCTGCGCTTCCTGATGCTGGAAAACGTGCCGGGCTCCTTCCCTTTCACGGCCGGTGTGTTCGCCTTCAAGCGCGAAGGCGAAGACCCGACCCGCATGTTCGCCGGCGAAGGCGACGCCTTCCGCACCAACCGCCGCTTCAAGCTGGTCTCCACCGGCATGGACGCCAAGCGCCTATCGACCGCCTTCGACTCGGTGACGCTGTACGGCGCCGACCCGGCGCTGCGTCCTGACATCTACGGCAAGGTCGGCAACTCGGGCGTCTCCATCGCCACGCTGGACGACATGAAGGTGCTGTACGACGGCTTCAACCTGTGCAGCCCAAGTACCTCGGTGTCGATGACCATCAACGGCCCGGCGCCGACCATTCTGGCGATGTTCATGAACACCGCCGTCGACCAGCAGATCGAGAAATTCGCCGAAGAGAACAAGCGCCAGCCTAGCGCCGATGAAGCGGCCAAGATCAAGACATGGGTGCTGCAGAACGTGCGCGGCACCGTGCAGGCGGACATCCTGAAGGAAGACCAGGGCCAGAACACCTGCATCTTCTCGACCGAGTTTTCGTTGAAAGTGATGGGCGACATCCAGGAATACTTCGTCCACCACCAGGTGCGCAATTTCTACTCGGTGTCGATCTCCGGCTACCACATCGCCGAAGCGGGCGCGAATCCGATCTCGCAGCTGGCGTTCACGCTGTCGAACGGCTTCACCTTCGTCGAAGCCTACCTGGAGCGCGGCATGCACATCGATGATTTCGCGCCCAACCTGTCGTTCTTCTTCTCGAACGGCATGGACCCGGAATACACGGTGCTGGGCCGCGTGGCGCGCCGCATCTGGGCCGTGGCCATGCGCGACAAATACGGCGCCAACGACCGCTCGCAAAAGCTCAAGTACCACGTGCAGACCTCGGGCCGTTCGCTGCACGCGCAGGAGATCGACTTCAACGATATCCGTACCACGCTGCAGGCGCTGATCGCCATCTACGACAACTGCAACTCGCTGCACACCAACGCCTACGACGAAGCCATCACCACGCCGACCGACGAATCGGTGCGCCGCGCGCTGGCGATCCAGCTGATCATCAACCGCGAGTGGGGCCTGGCCAAGAACGAGAATCCGAACCAGGGCTCCTTCATCATGGACGAGCTGACCGACATGGTGGAAGAGGCGGTGCTGCAGGAATTCGAACGCATCGCCGAACGCGGCGGCGTGCTGGGTGCGATGGAAACCGGCTACCAGCGCGGCAAGATCCAGGAAGAGTCGATGCTGTACGAGCACCAGAAGCACGACGGCACGCTGCCCATCGTCGGCGTCAACACCTTCCGCAATCCGAAGGGCGTGGAAGCGCCGCAGCAGATCGAACTGGCGCGGTCCACCGACGACGAAAAGCAGTCGCAGCTCAAGCGCCTGGAAGACTTCCACGCCCGCCATGCGGACAGCGCGCCGCAAGCGCTGGCAGCCTTGCAGCAAGCCGCCATCGACAACGCCAATGTGTTTGAAAAGCTGATGGACGCCGTGCGCGTCTGCTCGCTCGGCCAGATCACCACCGCACTGTTTGAGGTGGGCGGTCAGTATCGCCGTAACATGTAG